The window CTTTTTATCAAGATCATCATTCTGAATCGTGAGATCAATCTTATTGATCACGATAGCCAAAGGCGTCTGAAGTTCATGGGAGGCGTTTTCGATAAACTGTTTCTGCTGGTAGAAAACCAATTCATTACGTTCAATCATTTCATTGATTTCCACATTCAATTCTTCAAACTCAGTGATTTTATACGTTTGCTTTTCCTGTGAAAACGGAATTCCGAACTGATATTTTTTCAGCTTATCCAAAATCCGGTAGAAGGGTCTCATCGCTTTATTCAAAAGATATCCGTTGACCGCAACAATACTTATGACTAAAAGGATATAAAGTACAATCAAAGCAGTTGTAAGATCGTAGATCAATTCATCTTCTTCTACAGTGGAAGTCCTTATGACAAGCCGTTGCTGCTTTTTGAACTGATCAATAAAATCTGCCTCAAGAACTCTGTAAGGCTGATCCTTATCATCATATTCCATGTAGTACATCTTATTATAAAGCCTGCTTTTATTTTGATATTCTCCAGCTTTGATCGGGTTGATCTTAAATTCATTAAATCCAAAATCGTTATTATTCAAAAGCTCCGGATTAAGATAAACGGCCTTGATGATCTGTATTTTCCGGTTTTTCAATCCGTCATCTACATTATCATGCACTTCATCCAGGATATAGGCATAAAACAGCCCTGCCCAGACTGCAATAATCAGCAGCAGGATCATGATCAGGTATTGTATCGTGTAATATTTTAGTGAAACTTTCATCAGATAAATTTATAGCCTATTCCGTACACTGCCTGAAAATCAGCTTCTGCATTAAGGTTTTTTAATTTCTTACGAAGGTTCTTAATCTGAGAATAAATAAAATCCAGGCTGTCTGCCTGATCTATATAGTCTCCCCAGATGGCTTCCGCCAATGTTGTTTTCTGCAAGGTTTTTTCCGGATGGATCACAAAATAATACAAAAGATCATACTCTTTACGGTTAAGCAAAAGCTCTTCCTCTCCTACTTTTACCATTCTGTTTTCAGGATCAATACTTATATTTTTGTAGCGGATGATATTTTCGCCATCCTGATTTTTTCTTCTGATCACAGACTTAATCCTCGCCATAAGCTCAGCAAGGTGAAAAGGTTTTGCAAGATAATCATCAGCTCCTATTTCCAATCCGGTTACCTTATCATCTACAGAATCTTTGGCAGAAAGAATGATCACCGGATCCTTCTTATGCATTTTTTTTATTTCTTTCAGAAGATCAATTCCGTTGCCGTCCGGCAGCATAATATCCAGTAAAATACAATCATATTCGTAGGATATAATTTTATCAAGTCCGCTCCTGTAGTTTTCTGCATACTCTACAATGAAATGTTCTGCTTCCAGGAATTTCTGTACGGTCTCTTTCAGTTCAGGTTCATCTTCTATTATTAATATCTTCATATTTCTGGATCTGTATATTCTGCTGCATGATTTATTACTATCAAATATATGAATTTATAAAGTGAGAGGATGGAAGAGAGAAGCTGGAAGTTATTGGGGCTACACAGTTTCATTTAACTTTCTTCCTCCAGCTTCCAGCTTTCTCACTTAACAATGCGTCCGTCTGCATCAAAAACAAGACATAATCCGTTTATCAGACTGATTTTATAGGCATTATATTTTCTTTCAATAGAATCTATCACACTGCAAGGATGATTTCTTGTCATAAATGAAACGATATTCTTTCTAATCTGTGCAGAAGAAATCTTTCTTCCGCTGCTGTTTATTACATTCCAGTTGACCATATTATTGCAATTAAGTGTTTATATTCAGTGAAGTATTAATCATCAATCTTTTTAAAATTCCCGTTTCTGTCGAATTCAAGCTCCAATCCGTTGGAAAGCTCTGCTTTGTAAGACCATCTTT of the Chryseobacterium aureum genome contains:
- a CDS encoding sensor histidine kinase; this encodes MKVSLKYYTIQYLIMILLLIIAVWAGLFYAYILDEVHDNVDDGLKNRKIQIIKAVYLNPELLNNNDFGFNEFKINPIKAGEYQNKSRLYNKMYYMEYDDKDQPYRVLEADFIDQFKKQQRLVIRTSTVEEDELIYDLTTALIVLYILLVISIVAVNGYLLNKAMRPFYRILDKLKKYQFGIPFSQEKQTYKITEFEELNVEINEMIERNELVFYQQKQFIENASHELQTPLAIVINKIDLTIQNDDLDKKNLTFLTEVKNDLRRMVGLNKSLLMLSKIENSQFNKTANVDFNRIIAQLVQNYEDFIAFKKVNVSIIEKGQFIADLNQDLADILLSNLLKNAVKYNHQDGSLNIIVENNRIAFQNSGVSVPLDKSRIFNRFYKQGSDHTSTGLGLSIIKTIIKQYPGWDINYEFEDKMHYFILTKNTVR
- a CDS encoding PepSY-like domain-containing protein produces the protein MVNWNVINSSGRKISSAQIRKNIVSFMTRNHPCSVIDSIERKYNAYKISLINGLCLVFDADGRIVK
- a CDS encoding response regulator transcription factor, with protein sequence MKILIIEDEPELKETVQKFLEAEHFIVEYAENYRSGLDKIISYEYDCILLDIMLPDGNGIDLLKEIKKMHKKDPVIILSAKDSVDDKVTGLEIGADDYLAKPFHLAELMARIKSVIRRKNQDGENIIRYKNISIDPENRMVKVGEEELLLNRKEYDLLYYFVIHPEKTLQKTTLAEAIWGDYIDQADSLDFIYSQIKNLRKKLKNLNAEADFQAVYGIGYKFI